One genomic segment of Hydrocarboniclastica marina includes these proteins:
- the putA gene encoding bifunctional proline dehydrogenase/L-glutamate gamma-semialdehyde dehydrogenase PutA: MFKAGDVLNKGFLAQPRKVLWQGLVENYAVDEDAYLRELIPLARPSAQERQDIEDIAVDLIKKVRAEDDSVHMVDALLQEYSLDTEEGVLLMCLAEALMRIPDKRTADALIRDKMSGANWQRHMGKSQSVLVNASTWGLLLTGRVVRVDPGVDGRPESVWKRLVSRAGEPVIRAAMYRAMAIMGRQFVLGRTIGEALDNGRAYRQQGYSYSFDMLGEAAMTRADAERYFAAYRDAIKAVGQDEAKGSGPAMGVSIKLSALHPRYERAQEDRVHRELVQTVLELVRFARERDVALTIDAEEMDRLEISLEVFETVFTHADCKGWGQFGMVIQAYSKRALPALCWLASLGQENGTEIPVRLVKGAYWDTEIKHSQQLGLKGYPVFTRKEATDTSYLACLRFLMSEQSKGGIYPQLASHNAHTVAAVIHMAKNSKRDFEFQRLHGMGDALYNGILKHHKVPVRIYAPVGAHKDLLPYLVRRLLENGANSSFVHRLVDAATPVEDLVEHPVTVLERHTALANPRIPLPLNIYGPSRKNSKGINLAVLGELVPFQAQLDQFARTVWTAAPLINGKSRREGTPQSVAVPHRLGEQVGHVYWATPDQAAEALDVAAGGFKRWNETAAELRAQCLERFADLLEQHTPELIAICCREAGKTLQDGIDEIREAVDFCRFYANQAREKFGDVTVLPGPTGESNELYLEGRGVFFCISPWNFPLAIFTGQIMAALAAGNSVIAKPAEQTSLVASRAVELMLEAGFPASAIQLLPGDGATLGKVITGDERCVGVAFTGSSATARIINRQLAAREGIIPQLIAETGGQNAMIVDSTALPEQVIRDVVQSAFASAGQRCSALRVLYLQRDVADRMEEVLAGAMAELQVGDPARHSTDVGPVIDSDALGLLEAHARDLRSGFRLIAKAPAPSEAKGYFMAPVAYEISSMRDLKQENFGPVLHVVRYDSDQLDAVINEINAAGFGLTLGIHSRSESTAAYIERRVKVGNTYVNRNQIGAVVGVQPFGGRGLSGTGPKAGGPHYILRFGTERTRTINTTAVGGNATLLSLTEEKVQP, from the coding sequence ATGTTCAAAGCCGGGGACGTTCTGAATAAAGGCTTTTTGGCACAGCCCAGAAAAGTGCTCTGGCAGGGGCTGGTGGAAAACTATGCGGTCGACGAAGACGCCTATCTGCGCGAACTCATTCCTTTGGCCCGTCCTTCCGCCCAAGAGCGGCAGGATATCGAAGACATCGCGGTGGACCTGATTAAAAAGGTTCGCGCTGAGGATGATTCGGTGCACATGGTCGATGCGCTTCTCCAGGAGTACAGCCTCGATACTGAAGAGGGCGTTCTGCTTATGTGTCTGGCTGAGGCGCTGATGCGTATTCCTGACAAACGCACAGCAGATGCGCTGATTCGGGACAAGATGTCCGGCGCCAATTGGCAGCGCCACATGGGCAAGAGTCAGTCCGTACTGGTTAACGCTTCGACCTGGGGGCTTCTGCTTACGGGCCGCGTGGTGAGAGTCGATCCTGGTGTCGACGGTCGCCCCGAAAGCGTCTGGAAACGACTGGTCAGTCGCGCGGGTGAGCCGGTGATCCGAGCCGCCATGTACAGAGCCATGGCCATCATGGGGCGTCAGTTCGTACTGGGGCGCACCATTGGCGAAGCGCTGGATAACGGTCGGGCATACCGGCAGCAGGGCTATAGCTACTCGTTCGATATGCTGGGCGAAGCCGCAATGACCCGGGCCGATGCAGAACGCTACTTTGCGGCTTACCGGGACGCCATTAAAGCAGTGGGACAGGATGAGGCGAAAGGGAGCGGGCCGGCGATGGGCGTTTCCATCAAACTGTCCGCGCTCCACCCGCGTTACGAACGCGCGCAGGAAGATCGCGTGCATCGTGAGCTGGTACAGACCGTACTTGAGCTGGTGCGTTTTGCGCGGGAGCGGGACGTCGCCCTGACCATTGATGCCGAGGAAATGGACCGGCTGGAGATATCGCTGGAAGTGTTCGAGACGGTATTTACCCATGCTGACTGCAAGGGTTGGGGCCAGTTCGGCATGGTGATTCAGGCCTATTCCAAGCGCGCGCTGCCGGCGTTGTGCTGGCTGGCCTCACTGGGCCAGGAGAACGGCACTGAAATTCCGGTAAGGCTGGTCAAAGGCGCTTACTGGGATACCGAGATCAAACACAGCCAGCAACTCGGGCTAAAGGGCTACCCCGTCTTTACCCGCAAGGAAGCCACCGACACCTCATATCTGGCCTGTTTGCGATTTTTGATGAGTGAACAGAGTAAAGGTGGGATCTATCCGCAACTTGCCAGCCACAATGCCCACACCGTGGCTGCGGTTATCCATATGGCAAAAAACAGCAAGCGGGATTTTGAGTTCCAGCGTCTGCATGGCATGGGGGATGCGCTCTACAACGGTATTCTCAAACATCACAAGGTGCCGGTAAGGATCTATGCACCAGTCGGCGCTCACAAGGATCTTTTGCCTTACCTGGTCCGAAGGCTTCTGGAGAACGGCGCCAACTCATCTTTTGTGCACCGGTTGGTGGATGCAGCAACACCGGTAGAGGATCTGGTCGAGCATCCAGTCACTGTGCTGGAGCGCCATACCGCATTAGCCAACCCGCGAATACCGCTGCCCCTGAACATTTACGGTCCATCACGGAAGAATTCAAAGGGTATCAATCTGGCGGTGCTGGGTGAGCTTGTGCCGTTTCAGGCACAACTGGACCAGTTCGCGCGCACTGTCTGGACAGCCGCTCCCCTCATCAACGGAAAATCCCGCAGGGAAGGAACTCCGCAAAGCGTGGCGGTACCCCATCGGCTTGGGGAGCAGGTGGGTCACGTATACTGGGCGACGCCCGACCAGGCGGCAGAGGCCCTGGACGTTGCGGCCGGCGGGTTCAAGCGTTGGAATGAGACAGCCGCAGAGCTACGCGCCCAGTGCCTGGAGCGATTTGCTGATCTGCTTGAACAGCACACACCCGAGCTGATCGCGATCTGCTGTCGGGAAGCAGGTAAGACGCTGCAGGACGGCATCGACGAAATTCGAGAAGCGGTCGATTTCTGCCGCTTTTATGCCAATCAGGCGCGGGAAAAGTTTGGTGACGTTACAGTGCTGCCGGGGCCGACCGGGGAGTCCAACGAACTCTACCTGGAAGGGCGCGGGGTTTTCTTCTGTATCAGTCCGTGGAACTTTCCGCTGGCGATCTTTACCGGGCAGATAATGGCGGCGTTGGCGGCTGGCAACAGCGTCATCGCTAAGCCGGCCGAGCAAACCAGCCTCGTAGCGAGCCGGGCCGTTGAGCTGATGCTGGAAGCGGGATTCCCCGCTTCGGCCATCCAACTGCTACCGGGGGATGGCGCAACGCTGGGTAAAGTGATCACCGGTGATGAACGCTGCGTCGGTGTCGCCTTTACCGGCTCAAGTGCTACTGCGCGCATTATCAATCGGCAGTTGGCGGCGAGGGAAGGAATCATTCCGCAGCTTATCGCCGAGACCGGTGGCCAGAACGCGATGATTGTCGATAGTACAGCATTGCCTGAGCAGGTCATCCGCGATGTGGTTCAGTCGGCCTTTGCCAGCGCGGGGCAGCGCTGTTCAGCGCTGCGGGTACTCTATCTGCAGCGGGATGTAGCGGACCGTATGGAGGAGGTGCTTGCAGGGGCAATGGCAGAATTGCAGGTGGGCGACCCCGCGCGCCACAGTACTGACGTTGGGCCTGTAATTGATAGCGACGCCCTGGGTCTGCTGGAAGCTCACGCCCGAGATCTGCGCAGCGGTTTCCGGCTTATCGCCAAAGCGCCAGCGCCCTCCGAGGCGAAAGGTTACTTTATGGCGCCGGTGGCTTATGAAATCTCCAGTATGCGCGACCTGAAACAGGAAAATTTCGGTCCGGTGCTGCATGTGGTCCGCTATGACAGTGATCAGCTTGATGCTGTCATCAACGAGATCAACGCGGCGGGCTTCGGGCTGACCCTCGGTATTCACTCGCGCTCCGAGTCCACTGCAGCCTATATCGAGCGTCGCGTGAAAGTCGGTAATACGTATGTCAACCGCAACCAGATAGGGGCGGTGGTTGGTGTTCAGCCTTTTGGCGGCCGCGGGCTGTCAGGGACCGGACCCAAAGCGGGTGGTCCGCACTACATTCTCCGGTTCGGTACGGAGCGGACCCGCACCATCAACACGACCGCCGTGGGTGGAAACGCGACATTGCTGTCGCTGACGGAGGAGAAAGTCCAACCCTAG
- the putP gene encoding sodium/proline symporter PutP, with protein MLIDTSVVGWTFLVYLLIMLAIGYWSYMRTNNLADYVLGGRSLGPLPSALSAGASDMSGWLLLGLPGAAYASGFSAGWIGIGLLAGTWLNWLFVARRLRTYSLAASDSLTLPAYFENRFADRSRLLRVISAVFILLFFLFYTSSGLVAAGKLFESVFGWSYIWAVVIGTVAVVSYTFFGGFLAVVWTDVIQGLLMFAALIVVPVIAVNAVGGWDATQAAMLEKAPGFLNMLTEADGTALSAMGIISALAWGLGYFGQPHILARFKAIRSEADVPAARRIAVIWSAVGLIGALFVGFAAVGYFPETIDDGERAFILLVDALFHPVIAGILLAAILAAIMSTADSQLLVSSSALAEDFYKALFRRDASQGELVWVGRIAVVVIALIACILALDPDSKVLELVSYAWAGFGAAFGPALLFSLYWKRMNKAGALAGIIVGGVTVVIWGNVSGGILDLYEIVPGFVFASIAIVVTSLATAEPEASVTKGFDDAMNP; from the coding sequence ATGCTGATAGATACCTCAGTCGTGGGATGGACCTTTCTGGTCTATCTGCTAATCATGCTTGCGATCGGCTACTGGTCATATATGCGCACCAACAACCTGGCCGACTACGTTCTGGGTGGCCGTTCGCTCGGGCCGTTGCCATCGGCGCTCAGTGCCGGGGCCTCGGATATGAGCGGCTGGCTGCTCCTGGGACTGCCTGGCGCGGCCTACGCGAGCGGCTTTTCAGCCGGCTGGATCGGCATCGGTCTGCTGGCCGGCACCTGGCTGAACTGGCTGTTTGTTGCGCGCAGGCTGCGTACCTACAGCCTGGCAGCCAGCGATTCGCTTACCCTGCCAGCGTACTTTGAGAACCGCTTCGCCGACCGATCGCGTCTGTTGAGGGTCATCTCTGCGGTCTTTATTTTGCTGTTCTTCCTCTTCTACACCAGTTCGGGCCTGGTTGCGGCCGGCAAGCTGTTCGAGTCCGTCTTCGGCTGGTCCTATATCTGGGCCGTTGTGATCGGCACGGTGGCCGTGGTCTCCTACACCTTCTTCGGCGGATTTCTGGCGGTGGTCTGGACTGACGTGATCCAGGGCCTCTTGATGTTTGCCGCGCTTATTGTTGTGCCCGTTATAGCCGTCAACGCCGTCGGCGGATGGGACGCGACCCAGGCCGCAATGCTGGAAAAGGCACCGGGCTTCCTGAATATGCTGACGGAGGCTGATGGAACCGCACTATCGGCGATGGGAATCATCTCTGCACTGGCGTGGGGCCTGGGCTATTTCGGCCAGCCGCATATTCTCGCGCGGTTCAAAGCGATTCGAAGCGAAGCAGACGTACCCGCCGCACGCAGGATCGCAGTGATCTGGAGCGCTGTGGGTCTGATAGGCGCGTTGTTCGTCGGCTTTGCCGCAGTCGGTTACTTCCCGGAAACCATCGACGACGGTGAGCGTGCCTTCATTCTTCTTGTGGACGCCCTGTTTCACCCGGTCATTGCCGGTATTTTGCTGGCAGCTATTCTGGCTGCGATCATGAGTACTGCCGATTCCCAGTTACTTGTTTCATCTTCGGCGCTGGCGGAGGATTTCTACAAGGCATTGTTTCGTCGGGATGCGTCTCAGGGCGAACTCGTCTGGGTCGGCCGAATAGCCGTTGTAGTGATCGCGCTTATCGCCTGCATTCTCGCGCTAGACCCGGACAGTAAGGTCCTGGAGCTGGTCTCATACGCCTGGGCAGGCTTTGGCGCTGCGTTCGGCCCAGCGCTGCTTTTCTCGCTGTACTGGAAGCGCATGAACAAGGCCGGTGCCCTGGCTGGCATCATTGTAGGCGGTGTCACCGTCGTGATCTGGGGTAACGTCAGCGGCGGCATACTGGATCTCTACGAGATTGTCCCAGGCTTCGTCTTTGCCTCTATAGCGATTGTTGTAACTTCACTGGCCACTGCTGAGCCGGAAGCGTCGGTCACCAAGGGGTTCGACGACGCCATGAATCCGTAG
- the acnB gene encoding bifunctional aconitate hydratase 2/2-methylisocitrate dehydratase, which translates to MLEAYRKHVEERAAQGIPPKALNAEQTAELVELLKNPPAGEEETLLDLLENRIPPGVDEAAYVKAGFLSAIAKSETECALISKEEAVRLLGMMQGGYNIEALVELLDDGALGQLAANELKHTLLVFDAFNDVREKAEAGNQNAKEVMQSWADAEWFLQKPDVPEVMTLTVFKVPGETNTDDLSPAPDAWSRPDIPLHGLAMYKMPREGLDKPLETIVELKKKGHDLAFVGDVVGTGSSRKSATNSVLWYIGRDMAGVPNKRTGGVCIGGKIAPIFFNTMEDAGALPFEADVDKLNMGDVIDVYPFQGKICEHGTDKVISEFELKSQVILDEVRAGGRIPMIIGRGLTDKAREVLGLAPSTVFRRPAQVQDSTKGYTLAQKMVGKACGLPGVRPNQYCEPKMTTVGSQDTTGPMTRDELKDLACLGFSTDLVMQSFCHTAAYPKPVDVEMQHTMPDFIMNRGGVSLRPGDGIIHSWLNRMLLPDTVGTGGDSHTRFPMGISFPAGSGLVAFAAATGVMPLDMPESVLVRFKGKRQPGVTLRDMVHAIPLYAIKEGLLTVAKAGKKNVFSGRILEIEGLDDLTVEQAFELSDASAERSAAGCTISLSEESVAEYLRSNITMLRWMIAEGYGDARTLERRAKAMEEWLANPKLMRADKDAEYTAVIEIDMDEIKQPIVCCPNDPDDARWLSDVAGDKVDEVFIGSCMTNIGHFRAAGKLLEKNKEALKTRLWIAPPTKMDQAMLEEEGYYTTFERNGVRTEMPGCSLCMGNQARVEAKSTVLSTSTRNFPNRLGDGANVYLTSAELAAVGAVLGKLPTVEEYMAYANDIDGMAGEIYRYMNFDQIASYQEKADSAVVAEA; encoded by the coding sequence GTGCTAGAAGCCTACCGTAAACACGTAGAAGAGCGTGCGGCTCAGGGTATCCCCCCCAAGGCCCTGAACGCCGAACAGACCGCCGAGTTGGTCGAACTTTTGAAGAACCCACCCGCCGGTGAAGAAGAAACCCTGCTGGACCTGTTGGAAAACCGCATTCCGCCTGGTGTTGACGAGGCCGCCTACGTTAAAGCTGGCTTTCTGTCCGCGATCGCTAAAAGCGAAACCGAATGCGCCCTTATCAGCAAAGAAGAAGCCGTGCGCCTGCTGGGCATGATGCAGGGCGGGTACAACATCGAAGCTCTGGTTGAGCTTCTCGACGACGGCGCGCTGGGCCAACTGGCCGCAAATGAACTCAAGCACACCCTGCTGGTCTTTGACGCTTTTAACGATGTTCGCGAGAAAGCGGAGGCGGGAAACCAGAACGCCAAAGAAGTGATGCAGTCCTGGGCCGACGCCGAGTGGTTCCTGCAGAAGCCCGACGTACCCGAAGTCATGACGCTCACTGTCTTCAAGGTGCCCGGCGAGACCAACACCGATGACCTGTCGCCAGCACCGGATGCCTGGTCCCGCCCTGACATTCCGCTGCACGGCCTGGCCATGTACAAGATGCCGCGCGAAGGCCTGGACAAGCCGCTTGAAACCATCGTTGAGCTGAAGAAAAAAGGCCACGATCTGGCGTTCGTAGGCGATGTCGTGGGTACTGGCTCCTCCCGTAAGTCCGCAACCAACTCGGTACTCTGGTACATCGGTCGCGACATGGCCGGCGTGCCCAACAAGCGTACAGGTGGTGTCTGCATCGGCGGCAAGATCGCTCCGATCTTCTTCAACACCATGGAAGATGCTGGCGCCCTGCCCTTCGAAGCCGACGTCGACAAGCTCAACATGGGCGACGTTATCGACGTTTATCCGTTTCAGGGCAAAATCTGCGAACACGGCACCGACAAGGTGATCTCCGAGTTTGAACTGAAGTCCCAGGTCATCCTGGATGAAGTCCGCGCCGGCGGCCGCATTCCGATGATCATCGGCCGGGGCCTGACCGACAAGGCACGCGAAGTGCTGGGACTGGCGCCGAGCACCGTTTTCCGCCGTCCGGCTCAGGTTCAGGACAGCACCAAGGGTTACACCCTGGCGCAGAAGATGGTCGGCAAGGCCTGTGGTCTGCCAGGCGTTCGCCCGAACCAGTACTGCGAACCGAAGATGACTACTGTCGGCTCTCAGGATACTACCGGCCCGATGACCCGGGACGAGCTCAAGGATCTGGCGTGTCTGGGCTTCTCCACTGATCTGGTCATGCAGTCATTTTGTCACACCGCTGCTTACCCCAAGCCGGTAGACGTGGAAATGCAACACACCATGCCGGACTTCATCATGAACCGCGGCGGCGTTTCCCTGCGTCCGGGTGACGGCATTATTCACAGCTGGCTCAACCGTATGCTGCTGCCTGATACAGTAGGCACCGGCGGTGACTCCCACACCCGCTTCCCCATGGGCATCTCCTTCCCTGCGGGCTCCGGGCTGGTAGCGTTTGCCGCCGCCACCGGTGTCATGCCGCTGGATATGCCAGAGTCCGTCCTGGTGCGCTTCAAAGGCAAGCGTCAGCCTGGTGTTACCTTGCGCGACATGGTCCACGCCATTCCGCTCTACGCTATCAAGGAAGGTCTGCTGACCGTCGCGAAAGCCGGCAAGAAGAACGTATTCTCCGGTCGTATCCTAGAGATTGAAGGCCTTGACGACCTGACCGTTGAACAGGCATTCGAGCTATCCGATGCCTCCGCTGAGCGCTCGGCAGCCGGTTGTACGATTTCCCTGTCCGAAGAGTCTGTGGCGGAATACCTGCGGTCCAATATAACTATGCTGCGCTGGATGATCGCCGAAGGTTACGGCGATGCCCGTACGCTCGAGCGTCGGGCCAAGGCCATGGAAGAGTGGCTGGCCAACCCCAAACTGATGCGTGCGGACAAGGACGCAGAGTACACGGCTGTGATCGAGATCGACATGGACGAGATCAAACAGCCGATCGTCTGCTGCCCGAACGATCCGGACGACGCACGCTGGTTGTCTGATGTGGCCGGCGACAAGGTCGACGAAGTCTTCATCGGCTCCTGCATGACCAACATTGGCCACTTCCGCGCCGCGGGCAAGCTTCTGGAAAAGAACAAGGAAGCGCTCAAGACCCGTCTCTGGATCGCCCCGCCGACCAAGATGGACCAGGCGATGCTGGAAGAGGAAGGCTACTACACTACGTTCGAGCGTAACGGCGTACGGACCGAGATGCCTGGCTGTTCACTGTGCATGGGCAACCAGGCGCGGGTAGAGGCCAAATCTACGGTTCTGTCCACCTCGACCCGTAACTTCCCCAACCGCCTGGGCGACGGCGCTAACGTCTACCTCACATCAGCCGAACTGGCCGCTGTAGGCGCCGTGCTGGGCAAGCTTCCGACCGTGGAAGAATATATGGCGTACGCGAACGACATCGACGGCATGGCCGGTGAAATCTACCGTTACATGAACTTCGACCAGATCGCCAGCTATCAGGAAAAAGCAGACTCTGCGGTAGTTGCCGAAGCCTGA
- a CDS encoding tRNA-(ms[2]io[6]A)-hydroxylase, translating into MNLSHIEAFLPCPTPSAWIEAALANQDIMLIDHAHCEKKAASTAISLMYRYVDRPRLLDKMSRLAREELRHFEQVLAIMRKRGIVYDHLSPSRYAAGMRKAVRSSDPQRLVDLLIIGAFIEARSCERFAALAPKLDEELADFYKSLLKSEARHYEDYLQLAREASDEPIEPRLEVFAALERELVLSVDSEFRFHSGPVPLPQ; encoded by the coding sequence GTGAATCTGTCCCACATTGAAGCGTTTCTTCCCTGTCCCACTCCGTCGGCCTGGATAGAGGCTGCGCTGGCCAATCAGGACATCATGCTTATCGATCATGCGCACTGTGAGAAGAAAGCGGCCTCGACGGCGATAAGCCTGATGTACCGCTACGTCGACCGCCCGCGGCTCCTGGATAAAATGTCCCGCCTGGCCCGCGAGGAACTACGCCACTTCGAGCAGGTGTTGGCGATCATGCGCAAACGGGGAATTGTCTATGATCACCTGAGCCCGTCACGCTACGCGGCTGGCATGCGCAAAGCTGTTCGTTCTTCGGACCCGCAGCGGCTGGTCGACCTGCTGATTATCGGCGCCTTCATCGAAGCACGCTCCTGCGAACGGTTTGCGGCGCTGGCACCGAAGCTGGACGAGGAACTGGCCGACTTCTACAAGAGCTTGCTCAAGTCAGAAGCCCGCCATTACGAGGATTATCTGCAGCTGGCCCGGGAGGCGTCTGACGAGCCAATCGAGCCCCGTCTGGAGGTTTTTGCGGCGCTGGAGAGGGAACTGGTGTTATCGGTGGACTCTGAATTTCGCTTCCACAGCGGTCCTGTCCCGCTACCGCAATGA
- a CDS encoding UDP-2,3-diacylglucosamine diphosphatase codes for MTTLFISDLHLEEQRPDITAAFHHFIEHRAMGAEALYILGDFFEAWIGDDEHTPLQEEVAARLKRLAQAGTRLFLMHGNRDFLLGNAFCERVGASLLEDPTVIDLYGEPTLLMHGDSLCTADIEYQKFRKNMRNAAWQDAFLKRPLADRQQVARQLRQISMAQNKGKEASIMDVTPGEVAEQMSAHGVRQLIHGHTHRPAVHELEVDNKSAQRIVLGDWDSKLWYIRAAPGEAPMLLDEPLQQIA; via the coding sequence ATGACCACGCTTTTTATTTCTGATCTGCACCTGGAAGAGCAGCGCCCCGACATCACTGCAGCCTTCCACCATTTCATCGAGCACCGGGCAATGGGCGCAGAGGCGCTTTATATACTTGGCGATTTTTTTGAGGCCTGGATCGGTGATGATGAACACACACCGCTCCAGGAAGAAGTCGCCGCGCGGCTCAAGCGACTGGCCCAGGCCGGCACCCGCCTTTTCCTGATGCACGGCAACCGCGACTTCCTGCTGGGTAACGCCTTCTGCGAGCGCGTTGGAGCTTCTCTTCTGGAGGACCCGACAGTCATCGACCTCTACGGCGAACCAACCCTGCTCATGCATGGCGACAGCCTTTGCACTGCCGATATTGAGTATCAGAAGTTCCGCAAAAACATGCGCAACGCAGCGTGGCAGGACGCGTTCCTCAAGCGTCCGCTGGCCGACCGGCAACAGGTGGCGCGCCAGTTGCGCCAGATCAGCATGGCCCAGAACAAAGGCAAGGAAGCGAGCATCATGGACGTGACTCCCGGCGAGGTAGCCGAACAGATGTCAGCCCATGGCGTGCGTCAGCTCATTCATGGGCACACCCATCGACCGGCAGTCCATGAACTCGAAGTCGACAACAAAAGCGCACAACGGATCGTGCTCGGGGATTGGGACAGTAAACTCTGGTACATCCGGGCGGCGCCGGGCGAAGCGCCTATGCTGCTGGACGAGCCGCTTCAGCAGATCGCGTAA
- a CDS encoding peptidylprolyl isomerase, which produces MILLNTSHGPITLELDYERAPESARNFEQYVREGFYDGLIFHRVISNFMIQGGGFEPGMLPRKTRDPIRNEATNGQSNMTGTVAMARTPAPHSATAQFFINVRDNGFLDHSAKTPEGWGYAVFARVIAGMEVVETIRDVETTSRDGHQDVPVEDVVIESATVVTEDEVS; this is translated from the coding sequence ATGATCTTGCTAAACACCTCCCATGGCCCCATAACGCTTGAACTCGACTACGAGCGCGCACCTGAGTCAGCGCGCAATTTCGAGCAGTACGTCAGGGAAGGGTTTTATGATGGCCTTATATTTCATCGGGTTATCAGCAACTTTATGATACAGGGTGGTGGATTCGAACCGGGCATGTTGCCCCGTAAGACAAGGGATCCGATCAGGAATGAGGCAACCAACGGGCAGTCCAACATGACGGGCACTGTGGCGATGGCCCGCACCCCAGCTCCGCATTCGGCAACGGCCCAGTTCTTTATTAACGTGCGCGACAACGGATTTCTCGACCACAGCGCAAAGACGCCGGAGGGCTGGGGTTATGCTGTGTTCGCGAGGGTCATTGCCGGCATGGAGGTCGTCGAGACTATCCGGGACGTCGAGACTACATCGCGCGACGGCCATCAGGATGTGCCCGTAGAAGATGTCGTTATTGAATCAGCGACTGTCGTTACTGAAGATGAGGTTTCATGA
- a CDS encoding glutamine--tRNA ligase/YqeY domain fusion protein, with translation MSAEANKSSNFINQIIDEDLAAGKHSSVVTRFPPEPNGYLHIGHAKSICLNFGVAEAYKGVCNLRFDDTNPEKENQEYIDAIRNDVQWLGYDWPGEARYASDYFDQIYDFAVELIQKGLAYVCSLSADQAAIYRGTLTEPGKPSPFRQRSIEENLDMFRKMRAGEYEEGSHVLRARIDMASPNMNMRDPILYRIRFRTHHQTGDTWCLYPMYDFTHPISDALEGVTHSLCTLEFEDHRPLYDWVIENTSVPAAPRQIEFARLNLNYTITSKRKLLRLVEENHVDGWDDPRMPTLTGMRRRGFTPESIRHFCEMVGVNKVGGTVDMGMLESAIRDDLNERAPRAMCVMRPLKVILTNWPQGESETLTLPVHPQKPELGMREVIWSRELYIDREDFVEEPPRKWKRLSPGEAVRLRGGYVMTCREVIRGEDGQITELHCEYDPATLGVNPEGYKPKGVIHWVSAEAGVPAVVRLYDRLFTTENPAGNKESDFIEFLNPESLITMTDCWVEPALAEPQRALPYQFEREGYFVHDSQESENRGKLVFNRTVTLRDSWEKISQKNG, from the coding sequence ATGAGCGCAGAAGCGAACAAATCCAGCAATTTTATCAATCAAATCATCGATGAAGACCTGGCCGCGGGTAAGCATTCGTCAGTCGTCACGCGTTTTCCGCCGGAGCCAAATGGCTACCTGCACATCGGTCACGCCAAATCGATCTGCCTCAACTTCGGCGTCGCCGAGGCCTATAAAGGCGTGTGCAACCTCCGCTTCGACGACACCAATCCCGAGAAAGAAAATCAGGAGTACATTGATGCGATCCGCAACGACGTACAATGGTTAGGCTATGACTGGCCCGGCGAAGCGCGCTACGCATCAGATTACTTCGACCAGATCTACGACTTTGCAGTCGAGCTGATTCAAAAAGGCCTGGCCTACGTATGTAGTCTGTCGGCAGATCAGGCCGCCATTTACCGCGGAACCCTGACCGAGCCCGGTAAACCCAGCCCTTTCCGCCAGCGTAGTATCGAAGAGAACCTCGATATGTTCCGTAAAATGCGGGCAGGGGAGTACGAAGAAGGGTCTCACGTTCTGCGCGCGCGCATAGACATGGCCTCGCCCAATATGAATATGCGCGATCCCATCCTCTACCGTATTCGGTTCCGGACACACCACCAGACCGGTGACACCTGGTGTTTGTATCCGATGTATGACTTCACCCATCCCATCAGCGATGCCCTGGAAGGGGTTACTCACTCGCTGTGTACCCTCGAGTTTGAGGACCACCGTCCCCTTTATGACTGGGTCATCGAAAACACCTCTGTGCCGGCCGCTCCGCGCCAGATAGAGTTTGCGCGGCTCAACCTCAACTACACCATTACCAGCAAGCGTAAACTCCTGCGCCTGGTCGAGGAAAACCACGTGGATGGGTGGGATGACCCGCGTATGCCGACACTGACGGGTATGCGACGTCGCGGCTTCACGCCTGAGTCCATTCGTCATTTCTGCGAGATGGTCGGCGTAAACAAGGTTGGCGGCACCGTCGACATGGGCATGCTGGAGAGCGCGATTCGCGATGACCTCAACGAGCGCGCGCCGAGGGCCATGTGCGTTATGCGGCCCTTGAAAGTCATCCTGACCAATTGGCCCCAGGGCGAATCGGAGACGCTGACGCTGCCGGTGCATCCACAGAAGCCTGAGTTGGGTATGCGGGAAGTGATCTGGTCTCGCGAGCTCTACATCGATCGGGAGGATTTTGTCGAAGAACCACCGCGCAAGTGGAAGCGCCTGTCTCCCGGCGAAGCGGTCCGGCTGCGGGGGGGGTATGTCATGACCTGCCGCGAGGTGATCAGGGGCGAAGACGGGCAGATCACCGAGCTGCACTGCGAGTACGATCCAGCCACGCTGGGTGTTAATCCAGAGGGCTACAAGCCCAAAGGCGTCATCCACTGGGTGTCGGCAGAAGCAGGCGTGCCTGCGGTGGTGCGTCTTTACGATCGACTCTTCACGACTGAAAACCCGGCGGGCAACAAGGAATCCGACTTTATCGAGTTTCTTAACCCCGAGTCGCTGATAACGATGACCGACTGCTGGGTCGAGCCGGCCCTGGCCGAGCCTCAGCGCGCACTGCCGTATCAGTTTGAGCGAGAGGGCTATTTCGTACACGACAGTCAGGAAAGTGAAAACCGCGGCAAACTGGTTTTCAACCGGACCGTGACGCTTCGAGATTCGTGGGAAAAAATCAGTCAGAAAAACGGGTAA